A window of the Henckelia pumila isolate YLH828 chromosome 3, ASM3356847v2, whole genome shotgun sequence genome harbors these coding sequences:
- the LOC140887159 gene encoding peptidyl-prolyl cis-trans isomerase CYP21-1 produces the protein MSRDISALFQPRCLLIFVAAFVLIFFVSSLSRVEEDKVEEVYETTHRVFLDVDIDKQRIGRIVIGLYGQVTPKTAENFRALCTGEMGKATNGKVLHYRGTPFHRIIPGFMIQGGDIVSGDGRGNQSIYAGTFRDENFKLKHSHAGTVSMVNSGPDSNGSQFFITTVKAYWLDGEHVVFGKVIEGMDTVYAIEGGAGTYSGKPRKKVIIADSGEIPKNKWDEETRTSAKRL, from the exons ATGAGTCGAGATATCTCAGCGCTGTTTCAACCGCGGTGTCTCTTGATCTTCGTGGCGGCTTTTGTGCTGATCTTCTTTGTTTCTTCCCTCTCTCGAGTG gAGGAAGATAAGGTAGAAGAAGTCTATGAAACCACTCACAGAGTTTTTTTGGATGTTGACATAGATAAGCAGCGAATCG GTAGAATTGTTATTGGTTTATATGGTCAAGTCACGCCAAAGACTGCGG AAAATTTTAGGGCCTTGTGTACAG GGGAGATGGGAAAAGCTACAAATGGGAAAGTTCTTCATTATAGAGGAACACCATTTCATCGTATTATTCCTGGATTCATGATACAAGGTGGAGATATTGTCTCTGGAGATGGTAGAGGAAATCAATCTATCTATGCTGGCACCTTCCGAGATGAAAATTTTAAGTTGAAGCATTCACATGCAG GCACTGTGTCCATGGTGAATTCAGGACCTGATTCTAATGGTTCACAGTTTTTCATCACCACAGTCAAGGCATACTG GTTGGACGGCGAGCATGTTGTTTTCGGGAAAGTCATTGAAGGCATGGATACCGTGTATGCTATCGAAGGAGGGGCAGGAACCTACAGTGGGAAGCCAAGGAAGAAGGTAATTATTGCCGATTCTGGGGAAATACCCAAGAACAAGTGGGATGAGGAAACCCGAACATCAGCGAAGAGACTATAA
- the LOC140891702 gene encoding actin-depolymerizing factor 5-like — MAMAFKMATTGMWVTEECKNSFMAMKWKKVHRYIVFKIDEAAKVLTVDKVGGPAEGYDDLKAALPVDDCRYAVFDFDFVTVDKCRKSKIFFIAWAPTTSRIRAKILYATSKDGLRRALDGIHYEVQATDPTEMGFDVIENRVK, encoded by the exons ATGGCGATGGCTTTCAAAATG gcCACCACAGGGATGTGGGTGACAGAGGAATGCAAGAACTCATTCATGGCCATGAAATGGAAGAAAGTCCACAGATACATCGTCTTCAAGATCGACGAGGCGGCTAAGGTTCTGACGGTCGACAAGGTCGGCGGACCCGCCGAGGGATACGACGATCTCAAGGCGGCGCTTCCCGTCGACGACTGCCGCTACGCCGTCTTCGACTTCGACTTTGTCACCGTCGACAAGTGCCGGAAGAGCAAAATCTTTTTTATTGCTTG GGCTCCGACTACTTCAAGAATCAGAGCCAAGATATTGTATGCGACCTCTAAAGATGGATTGAGAAGAGCATTGGATGGCATTCACTACGAGGTGCAAGCCACGGATCCAACCGAGATGGGATTCGATGTGATTGAGAATCGAGTTAAATAA